In a single window of the Raphanus sativus cultivar WK10039 chromosome 9, ASM80110v3, whole genome shotgun sequence genome:
- the LOC108823377 gene encoding glycerophosphodiester phosphodiesterase GDPDL3-like isoform X2 → MRASTVSLCCVVLIQLFAGLTDARSSSPWQTLSGDAPLVIARGGFSGLFPDSSSAAYGLAVQTSVPGVVLWCDVQLTKDGAGICFPDLKLNNASTVEYVYPNRQKSYPVNGISTQGVFTIDFSLTDLSNVTLIRGILSRTEKFDGMYPILTVEDVTTQIKPESFWLNVQHDAFYTQQNLSMASFLISASRTVSIDYISSPEVNFFTNITGRFGGNGPIFVFQFLGTEDFEPTTNRTYGSILSNLTFVKTFASGILVPKSYILPLNDKQYLQPPTSLVQDAHKAGLQVFVSGFVNDNDIAHDYSSDPVSEYLSFVDNGNFSVDGVLSDFPITASSAIDCFSHLGRNAIKQASGDYPGSTDLAYDNAIKDGADVIDCSVQMSSDGIPFCSSSIDLFNSTMISQTPFARRSTHVPEISSNGGIYTFSLTWAEIRNLTPAISNPYSVYSMFRNPTEKNSGKLILLSQFLNLAKNSTSLSGVLISVENAVYLREKQGLDVVKAVLDSLMETGYSNGTTKTKVMIQSTNSSVLVDFKKQSNYETVYKVEEKIVDISDSAIEDIKKFANAVVIGKTSVFSLFDSFITRQTKVVEKLQKSKLPVYVELFQNEFVSQAYDFFSDPTVEINSYILGAGTNGIITEFPFTAARYKRNRCLSEKELPVYMGPVPPGTFVQLLNALPPAQAPIPVFTDDDLIEPPLPPVTAKSPTLAPGISSTNAQPPRPSGQTRLTLSLRLSVFASLLLM, encoded by the exons ATGCGAGCTTCAACAGTTTCACTCTGTTGTGTTGTTCTGATTCAGCTGTTTGCTGGTCTAACCGATGCTCGATCTAGTAGTCCATGGCAAACACTCAGTG gtgATGCTCCTCTTGTGATTGCTCGTGGTGGGTTTTCTGGATTGTTTCCAGATTCGAGTAGTGCTGCTTATGGTTTGGCAGTGCAGACAAGTGTACCCGGTGTTGTTCTATGGTGTGATGTTCAACTAACCAAAGATGGAGCTGGGATTTGCTTTCCTGACTTGAAACTAAACAATGCTTCAACTGTTGAATACGTTTATCCAAATCGCCAAAAATCTTACCCAGTTAATGGAATCTCTACACAGGGGGTGTTCACCATCGATTTCTCCTTGACAGATCTCAGTAATGTTACTT TGATCCGAGGAATACTATCTCGAACAGAAAAATTCGATGGAATGTATCCCATTTTGACGGTTGAAGATGTTACTACGCAAATAAAACCAGAAagtttttggttaaatgtaCAGCACGATGCCTTCTACACGCAGCAGAATTTAAGCATGGCCAGTTTTCTGATATCAGCTTCAAGAACTGTTTCCATTGACTACATCTCTTCCCCTGAAGTGAATTTCTTTACAAACATAACTGGACGTTTCGGGGGTAACGGACCTATCTTCGTGTTCCAGTTTCTTGGAACAGAAGATTTTGAGCCGACAACAAACCGAACTTACGGTTCTATCTTGAGTAACCTGACTTTTGTCAAGACATTTGCTTCAGGGATTCTTGTCCCAAAGTCATACATATTGCCCCTTAATGACAAGCAGTACTTGCAGCCTCCTACATCCTTAGTTCAAGATGCTCACAAGGCAGGATTACAAGTATTTGTGTCAGGTTTTGTCAATGATAATGATATTGCTCACGACTATAGTTCGGATCCGGTGTCTGAGTATCTATCTTTTGTGGACAATGGAAATTTTTCTGTTGATGGTGTGCTCTCTGATTTTCCCATAACTGCATCTTCAGCCATTG ACTGCTTCTCCCACCTTGGCAGAAACGCTATAAAACAAG CGAGTGGGGACTATCCTGGAAGTACAGACTTGGCATATGATAATGCTATCAAAGATGGTGCTGATGTGATCGACTGCTCAGTCCAGATGTCCAGCGATGGTATACCTTTTTGCTCAAGTTCAATAGATCTTTTTAACAGCACAATGATCTCCCAAACACCTTTCGCGCGACGCTCAACACATGTTCCTGAGATTAGTTCAAATGGTGGGATATACACTTTTAGTCTCACGTGGGCTGAGATCAGGAACTTGACTC CTGCGATTTCAAACCCCTACAGTGTATACAGTATGTTCAGGAATCCTACTGAGAAAAATTCTGGAAAGCTTATTTTGCTTTCTCAGTTCCTAAACTTGGCAAAGAATTCAACTTCGCTCTCAGGTGTTTTGATCAGTGTAGAG AATGCAGTGTACTTGAGAGAGAAGCAAGGGCTCGACGTGGTCAAAGCGGTTCTTGATAGCCTTATGGAAACTGGATATAGCAATGGAACAACCAAAACAAAGGTCATGATTCAGTCAACGAACAGCTCGGTTCTTGTGGACTTCAAGAAGCAGAGCAATTATGAGACTGTCTACAAAGTGGAAGAAAAAATTGTTGATATTAGTGATTCTGCTATCGAAGACATAAAGAAATTTGCTAATGCTGTTGTCATTGGAAAAACATCAgtcttttctttatttgattCTTTCATCACTAGGCAAACCAAGGTTGTGGAGAAGCTCCAGAAGTCTAAGCTCCCGGTTTATGTGGAACTGTTCCAGAACGAGTTTGTATCTCAAGCATATGACTTCTTCTCTGATCCAACCGTCGAGATAAACTCATATATCCTTGGAGCCGGTACAAATGGAATCATCACAGAGTTCCCTTTCACAGCCGCAAGATACAAAA GGAATCGATGTTTGAGTGAAAAAGAACTTCCAGTTTACATGGGCCCTGTTCCACCCGGTACTTTTGTACAACTTCTTAATGCCTTACCTCCAGCCCAAGCTCCAATCCCGGTTTTCACAGATGATGATCTAATTGAGCCACCACTACCTCCGGTTACAGCAAAATCCCCAACCTTAGCTCCTGGAATCTCATCAACCAATGCACAACCACCTAGGCCGAGCGGACAAACTCGACTAACTCTGTCTCTTCGCCTCTCTGTTTTTGCTTCTCTTCTACTTATGTGA
- the LOC108823377 gene encoding glycerophosphodiester phosphodiesterase GDPDL3-like isoform X1 — protein MRASTVSLCCVVLIQLFAGLTDARSSSPWQTLSGDAPLVIARGGFSGLFPDSSSAAYGLAVQTSVPGVVLWCDVQLTKDGAGICFPDLKLNNASTVEYVYPNRQKSYPVNGISTQGVFTIDFSLTDLSNVTLIRGILSRTEKFDGMYPILTVEDVTTQIKPESFWLNVQHDAFYTQQNLSMASFLISASRTVSIDYISSPEVNFFTNITGRFGGNGPIFVFQFLGTEDFEPTTNRTYGSILSNLTFVKTFASGILVPKSYILPLNDKQYLQPPTSLVQDAHKAGLQVFVSGFVNDNDIAHDYSSDPVSEYLSFVDNGNFSVDGVLSDFPITASSAIDCFSHLGRNAIKQVDFLVISKNGASGDYPGSTDLAYDNAIKDGADVIDCSVQMSSDGIPFCSSSIDLFNSTMISQTPFARRSTHVPEISSNGGIYTFSLTWAEIRNLTPAISNPYSVYSMFRNPTEKNSGKLILLSQFLNLAKNSTSLSGVLISVENAVYLREKQGLDVVKAVLDSLMETGYSNGTTKTKVMIQSTNSSVLVDFKKQSNYETVYKVEEKIVDISDSAIEDIKKFANAVVIGKTSVFSLFDSFITRQTKVVEKLQKSKLPVYVELFQNEFVSQAYDFFSDPTVEINSYILGAGTNGIITEFPFTAARYKRNRCLSEKELPVYMGPVPPGTFVQLLNALPPAQAPIPVFTDDDLIEPPLPPVTAKSPTLAPGISSTNAQPPRPSGQTRLTLSLRLSVFASLLLM, from the exons ATGCGAGCTTCAACAGTTTCACTCTGTTGTGTTGTTCTGATTCAGCTGTTTGCTGGTCTAACCGATGCTCGATCTAGTAGTCCATGGCAAACACTCAGTG gtgATGCTCCTCTTGTGATTGCTCGTGGTGGGTTTTCTGGATTGTTTCCAGATTCGAGTAGTGCTGCTTATGGTTTGGCAGTGCAGACAAGTGTACCCGGTGTTGTTCTATGGTGTGATGTTCAACTAACCAAAGATGGAGCTGGGATTTGCTTTCCTGACTTGAAACTAAACAATGCTTCAACTGTTGAATACGTTTATCCAAATCGCCAAAAATCTTACCCAGTTAATGGAATCTCTACACAGGGGGTGTTCACCATCGATTTCTCCTTGACAGATCTCAGTAATGTTACTT TGATCCGAGGAATACTATCTCGAACAGAAAAATTCGATGGAATGTATCCCATTTTGACGGTTGAAGATGTTACTACGCAAATAAAACCAGAAagtttttggttaaatgtaCAGCACGATGCCTTCTACACGCAGCAGAATTTAAGCATGGCCAGTTTTCTGATATCAGCTTCAAGAACTGTTTCCATTGACTACATCTCTTCCCCTGAAGTGAATTTCTTTACAAACATAACTGGACGTTTCGGGGGTAACGGACCTATCTTCGTGTTCCAGTTTCTTGGAACAGAAGATTTTGAGCCGACAACAAACCGAACTTACGGTTCTATCTTGAGTAACCTGACTTTTGTCAAGACATTTGCTTCAGGGATTCTTGTCCCAAAGTCATACATATTGCCCCTTAATGACAAGCAGTACTTGCAGCCTCCTACATCCTTAGTTCAAGATGCTCACAAGGCAGGATTACAAGTATTTGTGTCAGGTTTTGTCAATGATAATGATATTGCTCACGACTATAGTTCGGATCCGGTGTCTGAGTATCTATCTTTTGTGGACAATGGAAATTTTTCTGTTGATGGTGTGCTCTCTGATTTTCCCATAACTGCATCTTCAGCCATTG ACTGCTTCTCCCACCTTGGCAGAAACGCTATAAAACAAG TTGATTTTCTTGTTATTTCAAAAAATGGAGCGAGTGGGGACTATCCTGGAAGTACAGACTTGGCATATGATAATGCTATCAAAGATGGTGCTGATGTGATCGACTGCTCAGTCCAGATGTCCAGCGATGGTATACCTTTTTGCTCAAGTTCAATAGATCTTTTTAACAGCACAATGATCTCCCAAACACCTTTCGCGCGACGCTCAACACATGTTCCTGAGATTAGTTCAAATGGTGGGATATACACTTTTAGTCTCACGTGGGCTGAGATCAGGAACTTGACTC CTGCGATTTCAAACCCCTACAGTGTATACAGTATGTTCAGGAATCCTACTGAGAAAAATTCTGGAAAGCTTATTTTGCTTTCTCAGTTCCTAAACTTGGCAAAGAATTCAACTTCGCTCTCAGGTGTTTTGATCAGTGTAGAG AATGCAGTGTACTTGAGAGAGAAGCAAGGGCTCGACGTGGTCAAAGCGGTTCTTGATAGCCTTATGGAAACTGGATATAGCAATGGAACAACCAAAACAAAGGTCATGATTCAGTCAACGAACAGCTCGGTTCTTGTGGACTTCAAGAAGCAGAGCAATTATGAGACTGTCTACAAAGTGGAAGAAAAAATTGTTGATATTAGTGATTCTGCTATCGAAGACATAAAGAAATTTGCTAATGCTGTTGTCATTGGAAAAACATCAgtcttttctttatttgattCTTTCATCACTAGGCAAACCAAGGTTGTGGAGAAGCTCCAGAAGTCTAAGCTCCCGGTTTATGTGGAACTGTTCCAGAACGAGTTTGTATCTCAAGCATATGACTTCTTCTCTGATCCAACCGTCGAGATAAACTCATATATCCTTGGAGCCGGTACAAATGGAATCATCACAGAGTTCCCTTTCACAGCCGCAAGATACAAAA GGAATCGATGTTTGAGTGAAAAAGAACTTCCAGTTTACATGGGCCCTGTTCCACCCGGTACTTTTGTACAACTTCTTAATGCCTTACCTCCAGCCCAAGCTCCAATCCCGGTTTTCACAGATGATGATCTAATTGAGCCACCACTACCTCCGGTTACAGCAAAATCCCCAACCTTAGCTCCTGGAATCTCATCAACCAATGCACAACCACCTAGGCCGAGCGGACAAACTCGACTAACTCTGTCTCTTCGCCTCTCTGTTTTTGCTTCTCTTCTACTTATGTGA